The proteins below are encoded in one region of Nocardioides marmorisolisilvae:
- a CDS encoding cytochrome P450, with the protein MTTTEERMARMALPVATQRRAAVDPSTLPPGPGWPTILQSIGLLRFRHAFIPWMHRRYGDTFTIRVLPQRRYVVVFHRPEHVKEIFAGDPEVFHAGKGNAILGPVMGEHSLLLVDSAQHKRARKMLMPAFNASAIRSYRSVVTGLAKAEVASWREGVPFASLERMNALTLEVILQVVFGVTDERRLGELRPLVNRTVNVSPAVFLGYNFARLQKLGPWRRAIENQVELDRVIHAEITDRRTRTDLDERSDVLSRLLLVRDETTGEGLADDELRDQLVTLLLAGHETTATALSWALHEIGKDAAVAQRARQAASEGDDEHLEAVLKEAMRLHPVIPMVVRHLMAPATVAGIDLPRGANVAASIILAHESEESHPDHLAFRPERFLEGEVHPNTWIPFGGGVRRCIGAGFSLMEGVAVLREVLTTYDVTLPAGEPAERPKVRNITSVPRRGARIVVRRR; encoded by the coding sequence ATGACCACGACCGAGGAACGCATGGCGCGGATGGCGCTGCCCGTCGCGACCCAACGGCGAGCGGCCGTCGATCCCAGCACGCTGCCGCCGGGGCCCGGCTGGCCCACCATCCTGCAGAGCATCGGCCTGCTCCGGTTCCGGCACGCGTTCATCCCCTGGATGCACCGCAGGTACGGCGACACCTTCACGATCCGGGTGCTGCCACAGCGCCGCTACGTGGTGGTCTTCCACCGTCCCGAGCACGTCAAGGAGATCTTCGCCGGCGACCCGGAGGTCTTCCACGCAGGCAAGGGCAACGCGATCCTGGGGCCGGTGATGGGCGAGCACTCCCTGCTCCTGGTCGACAGTGCGCAGCACAAGCGCGCCCGCAAGATGCTGATGCCCGCGTTCAACGCCAGCGCGATCCGCAGCTACCGCTCGGTGGTGACCGGGCTGGCCAAGGCGGAGGTGGCGAGCTGGCGTGAAGGGGTGCCGTTCGCCTCTCTGGAGCGGATGAACGCGCTGACCCTCGAGGTGATCCTCCAGGTGGTCTTCGGGGTGACCGACGAGCGCCGCCTCGGTGAGCTGCGGCCGTTGGTCAACCGCACCGTCAATGTCAGCCCGGCCGTCTTCCTCGGCTACAACTTCGCCCGGCTGCAGAAGCTTGGGCCGTGGCGCCGGGCGATCGAGAACCAGGTCGAGCTCGACCGGGTGATCCACGCCGAGATCACCGACCGCCGCACTCGTACCGACCTCGACGAGCGCTCGGACGTGCTCTCCCGGCTGCTCCTGGTGCGCGACGAGACCACCGGCGAGGGCCTGGCCGACGATGAGCTCCGTGACCAGCTGGTGACGCTGCTGCTCGCCGGCCACGAGACCACCGCGACGGCGCTGTCGTGGGCACTGCACGAGATCGGCAAGGACGCGGCGGTGGCCCAGCGGGCGCGGCAAGCCGCCAGCGAGGGCGACGACGAGCACCTCGAGGCGGTGCTCAAGGAGGCGATGCGGCTGCATCCGGTGATCCCGATGGTGGTGCGCCACCTGATGGCACCGGCGACCGTGGCCGGCATCGACCTCCCGCGCGGGGCCAACGTCGCCGCGTCGATCATCCTCGCCCACGAGAGCGAGGAGAGCCACCCCGACCACCTCGCCTTCCGGCCCGAGCGGTTCCTCGAGGGCGAGGTGCACCCGAACACCTGGATCCCCTTCGGCGGCGGTGTGCGACGCTGCATCGGCGCCGGCTTCTCGCTGATGGAGGGGGTGGCCGTGCTGCGCGAGGTGCTCACCACGTACGACGTCACGCTGCCGGCCGGCGAGCCCGCCGAGCGACCCAAGGTCCGCAACATCACCAGCGTCCCGCGCCGGGGCGCGCGCATCGTCGTACGCCGTCGCTGA
- a CDS encoding amino acid ABC transporter ATP-binding protein has protein sequence MNEMPLVHAVNVHKAFHGNEVLKGIDFDVEAGEVVCLVGPSGSGKTTFLRCINQLEDIDAGRIWVDGDLAGYQEKGGRLHRLTDKALAAQRREIGMVFQRFNLFPHMTALENVMEAPVRVKGVARDAARSRGLELLARVGLSDRCEHYPAQLSGGQQQRVAIARALAMDPKLMLFDEPTSALDPELVGEVLSVMRELAQAGMTMIVVTHEMGFARDVADKVVFMDGGVVVEQGDPREVINNPQHERTKSFLSRIREENDEYAAALQERTAAEQV, from the coding sequence ATGAACGAGATGCCGCTGGTGCACGCGGTCAACGTGCACAAGGCCTTCCACGGCAATGAGGTGCTCAAGGGCATCGACTTCGACGTCGAGGCCGGCGAGGTGGTCTGCCTCGTCGGCCCGTCGGGATCGGGCAAGACGACCTTCCTGCGGTGCATCAACCAGCTCGAGGACATCGATGCCGGCCGGATCTGGGTTGACGGGGACCTCGCGGGCTACCAGGAGAAGGGCGGTCGGCTGCACCGGTTGACGGACAAGGCGCTCGCGGCGCAGCGTCGCGAGATCGGGATGGTATTCCAGCGCTTCAACCTCTTCCCCCACATGACTGCCCTGGAGAATGTGATGGAGGCGCCGGTCAGGGTCAAGGGCGTCGCCAGGGACGCGGCCCGCAGCCGTGGTCTCGAGCTCCTCGCGCGCGTCGGCCTGAGTGACCGGTGCGAGCACTATCCGGCGCAGCTCTCCGGCGGCCAGCAGCAACGCGTGGCGATCGCGCGGGCCCTCGCCATGGACCCGAAGCTGATGCTCTTCGACGAGCCCACCTCCGCGCTCGACCCGGAGCTCGTCGGGGAGGTGCTCAGCGTGATGCGCGAACTGGCCCAGGCGGGGATGACGATGATCGTGGTCACCCACGAGATGGGGTTCGCCCGCGACGTCGCCGACAAGGTCGTGTTCATGGACGGTGGGGTCGTGGTGGAGCAGGGCGATCCGCGTGAGGTGATCAACAACCCCCAGCACGAGCGGACGAAGAGCTTCCTCTCGCGCATCCGCGAGGAGAACGACGAGTACGCCGCGGCGCTGCAGGAACGCACTGCAGCGGAGCAGGTCTGA
- a CDS encoding amino acid ABC transporter permease has protein sequence MSDTDTRLAPGASPGGQPERPGAIDAVPVRHPWRWVAVAVLLVLLAKVLGIVVGNPAFDWSFIGQAMIQSPVIRGLLLGTLLGTVCAMVGSVILGVILAVMRLSENKVLSILAWGYIWFFRAIPRYVLLFMMGAIGALWPDNKGGLSLGVPFGPDIMHALGFSGKLTFLNLDANHLFSGLVGGIIGLILSEAAYMAEIARAGILSVDDGQREAACALGMSNGLAMRRVVLPQAMRVIVPPTGNETIAMLKDTVLMTAIPVNSELFFQLSQIGARTFQAWGTAVAAVIWYLIICSILMYVQMHVERYFGRGFGGRPPGGTQGFRAKMLGLSGGMSR, from the coding sequence ATGTCCGACACCGACACGCGGCTGGCTCCCGGGGCATCCCCCGGGGGCCAGCCGGAGCGGCCGGGGGCCATCGACGCCGTCCCGGTCCGGCACCCGTGGCGCTGGGTGGCTGTCGCGGTCCTCCTGGTGCTCCTCGCGAAGGTCCTCGGCATCGTGGTCGGGAACCCCGCCTTCGACTGGAGCTTCATCGGCCAGGCGATGATCCAGAGCCCGGTCATCCGAGGCCTGCTGCTGGGCACGCTCCTGGGCACCGTCTGCGCGATGGTCGGGTCCGTGATCCTCGGAGTGATCCTCGCGGTCATGCGGCTATCGGAGAACAAGGTTCTCTCGATCCTCGCCTGGGGCTACATCTGGTTCTTCCGCGCGATCCCCCGGTACGTGCTGCTGTTCATGATGGGCGCGATCGGCGCCCTATGGCCCGACAACAAGGGCGGGCTGAGCCTGGGCGTGCCCTTCGGGCCGGACATCATGCACGCGTTGGGCTTCAGCGGGAAGCTGACCTTCCTCAACCTCGATGCCAACCATCTCTTCTCCGGGCTGGTGGGCGGCATCATCGGGCTGATCCTCTCCGAGGCGGCCTACATGGCCGAGATCGCGCGCGCGGGCATCCTGTCGGTCGATGACGGCCAGCGCGAGGCGGCGTGTGCGCTGGGCATGTCCAACGGGCTGGCGATGCGCCGCGTCGTACTGCCGCAGGCGATGCGGGTGATCGTGCCGCCGACCGGCAACGAGACCATCGCGATGCTCAAGGACACCGTGCTGATGACCGCGATCCCGGTCAACAGCGAGCTCTTCTTCCAACTCAGCCAGATCGGGGCCCGGACGTTTCAGGCATGGGGTACGGCGGTCGCCGCAGTGATCTGGTACCTCATCATCTGCAGCATCCTGATGTACGTGCAGATGCACGTGGAGCGGTACTTCGGCCGGGGGTTCGGCGGTCGACCCCCGGGCGGGACGCAGGGCTTTCGAGCGAAGATGCTCGGCCTCAGTGGAGGGATGTCGAGATGA
- the hutI gene encoding imidazolonepropionase: MVDAGAAELWTGIGELVTNDPSVDGTALGVLTNAALVVAGGRVVWAGPRTQAPAADLARDLGGRAVVPGFVDSHSHLVFAGDRSGEFAARMSGQPYAAGGIRTTVAATRAASDEQLGANLARHVAEMRRQGTTTVEVKSGYGLTVLDEARSLAIARELTPETTYLGAHVVPEGTTAEEYVDLVTGPMLDRAAPYAKWVDVFCEAGAFDADQALAVLRAGVAHGLQPRVHANQLGPGPGIGVACEVAAASADHCTFATDEDLANLADAGVVATLLPGVEFSTRSPYPDARRFLAAGVTVALATDCNPGSCYTSSMPFCIAVAVRDMRMTPAEALWSATAGGAAALRRHDVGRLTVGARADFAVLDAPSYVHLAYRPGVPLVSETHLAPAPLDLGDE, from the coding sequence ATGGTTGACGCCGGTGCCGCGGAGCTGTGGACCGGCATCGGCGAGCTCGTCACCAACGACCCGTCCGTCGACGGCACCGCGCTCGGCGTGCTCACCAACGCCGCCCTGGTGGTCGCGGGCGGTCGCGTGGTCTGGGCGGGGCCCCGCACCCAGGCGCCGGCCGCCGACCTGGCCCGCGACCTCGGTGGCCGCGCCGTCGTCCCCGGCTTCGTCGACTCGCACTCCCACCTGGTCTTCGCGGGCGACCGGTCCGGCGAGTTCGCCGCTCGGATGAGCGGCCAGCCGTACGCCGCAGGCGGGATCCGCACCACCGTCGCCGCCACCCGCGCGGCCAGCGACGAGCAGCTCGGGGCGAACCTGGCCCGCCATGTCGCCGAGATGCGTCGGCAGGGCACCACGACAGTGGAGGTCAAGAGCGGCTACGGGCTGACCGTGCTGGACGAGGCCCGGAGCCTCGCCATCGCCCGGGAGCTCACGCCGGAGACGACCTACCTCGGTGCACACGTCGTGCCGGAGGGCACCACGGCGGAGGAGTACGTCGACCTGGTGACCGGACCGATGCTCGACCGGGCCGCGCCGTACGCGAAGTGGGTCGACGTGTTCTGCGAGGCCGGTGCCTTCGACGCGGACCAGGCCCTGGCCGTGCTACGTGCCGGAGTCGCCCACGGCCTGCAGCCCCGGGTGCACGCCAACCAGCTGGGTCCGGGCCCCGGGATCGGCGTCGCCTGCGAGGTCGCGGCGGCGAGCGCCGACCACTGCACCTTCGCGACCGACGAGGACCTGGCGAACCTCGCCGACGCCGGGGTCGTGGCGACCCTGCTGCCGGGGGTCGAGTTCAGCACCCGGTCGCCGTACCCCGACGCGCGTCGGTTCCTGGCGGCCGGCGTCACCGTCGCGCTCGCCACCGACTGCAACCCTGGGTCGTGCTACACCAGCTCGATGCCGTTCTGCATCGCCGTCGCGGTGCGCGACATGCGGATGACCCCGGCGGAGGCGCTGTGGTCGGCCACGGCAGGCGGTGCCGCGGCGCTTCGCCGCCACGACGTCGGCCGGCTCACGGTCGGTGCGCGCGCCGACTTCGCAGTGCTGGACGCACCGTCGTACGTTCACCTTGCGTACCGGCCGGGGGTGCCATTGGTGTCGGAGACGCACCTGGCGCCCGCGCCACTCGATTTGGGGGACGAATGA
- a CDS encoding SCO4848 family membrane protein, translated as MKLERKHALFLLAVGVWNWLTYARFTKALIDTPEDRPTGYYVAHSILIVVNVVIGGVLGAWGIKALRGRTRDQLS; from the coding sequence GTGAAGCTCGAACGCAAGCACGCGCTCTTCCTGCTGGCCGTGGGCGTCTGGAACTGGCTGACCTATGCCCGGTTCACCAAGGCGCTGATCGACACGCCGGAGGACCGCCCCACCGGCTACTACGTCGCGCACTCGATCCTGATCGTGGTCAACGTGGTGATCGGCGGCGTCCTCGGCGCCTGGGGCATCAAGGCGCTCCGCGGCAGGACCCGCGACCAGCTCAGCTGA
- a CDS encoding formimidoylglutamate deiminase, whose protein sequence is MSGRSSYLLEHALVDGVVQDDVLVVVEGGTITGIDHSVHRMGPLGAPDGTTRRIGGLVLPGMANCHSHAFHRALRGHTQAERGSFWTWREQMYQLAEDLTPDSYFALARQVYAEMAAAGITAVGEFHYLHHQPDGRPYDDPNEMGRALLAAADDAGLRIRLLDTCYVAAGLERDGAARAPEGVQRRFSDGDATRWAERVEAFGDDRVGAAIHSVRAVPREQLATVAAWAAGRPLHVHLSEQVAENDDCLDAHGLTPTQLLAEEGVLGPMTSVVHATHLTSTDIDLLGQAGCFACFCPTTERDLADGIGPSRALAAAGARLTLGSDSHAVIDPFEELRAVEMHERLATQQRGHWSAAELLEAGTAVGHESLGFADAGRIAPGQRAELVVVDLDTWRTRGAGASAETAVFAATAADVTEVLHG, encoded by the coding sequence GTGAGCGGCCGCTCGTCGTACCTCCTGGAGCACGCGCTGGTCGACGGCGTCGTGCAGGACGACGTCCTGGTCGTGGTGGAGGGCGGCACGATCACCGGGATCGACCACTCGGTGCACCGGATGGGACCACTCGGCGCGCCGGATGGGACCACTCGGCGGATCGGGGGGCTGGTGCTGCCGGGGATGGCGAACTGCCACTCGCACGCGTTCCACCGGGCGCTGCGCGGGCACACCCAGGCGGAGCGCGGCAGCTTCTGGACCTGGCGCGAGCAGATGTACCAGCTGGCCGAGGACCTCACCCCGGACAGCTACTTCGCGCTCGCGCGGCAGGTGTACGCCGAGATGGCCGCCGCGGGCATCACCGCGGTGGGGGAGTTCCACTACCTGCACCACCAGCCCGACGGACGTCCGTACGACGACCCCAACGAGATGGGCCGGGCCCTGCTCGCCGCCGCCGACGACGCAGGTCTGCGCATCCGCCTGCTGGACACCTGCTACGTCGCGGCCGGGCTGGAGCGGGATGGTGCGGCCCGGGCCCCCGAGGGGGTGCAGCGCCGGTTCAGTGACGGCGACGCGACCCGGTGGGCCGAGCGGGTCGAGGCGTTCGGCGACGACCGGGTCGGCGCCGCGATCCACTCGGTGCGGGCGGTGCCTCGAGAGCAGCTCGCGACGGTGGCCGCGTGGGCGGCCGGCCGGCCGCTGCATGTCCACCTGTCCGAGCAGGTCGCCGAGAACGACGACTGCCTCGACGCGCACGGGCTGACCCCTACCCAGCTGCTGGCCGAGGAGGGCGTGCTGGGTCCGATGACCAGCGTCGTGCACGCCACCCATCTGACGTCCACGGACATCGACCTGCTCGGTCAGGCGGGCTGCTTCGCCTGCTTCTGTCCCACCACCGAGCGCGACCTCGCCGACGGGATCGGGCCCTCCCGCGCGTTGGCCGCGGCGGGTGCCCGGCTGACGCTCGGGTCCGACAGCCACGCCGTGATCGACCCCTTCGAGGAGCTGCGCGCCGTGGAGATGCACGAGCGGCTGGCGACCCAGCAGCGTGGACACTGGTCGGCCGCCGAGCTTCTCGAGGCCGGGACCGCGGTCGGTCACGAGTCACTCGGCTTCGCCGACGCCGGGCGGATCGCACCAGGGCAGCGTGCCGAGCTCGTCGTCGTGGACCTGGACACCTGGCGCACCCGTGGTGCCGGGGCGTCCGCCGAGACGGCGGTCTTCGCCGCGACCGCCGCCGACGTCACGGAGGTGCTCCATGGTTGA
- a CDS encoding helix-turn-helix transcriptional regulator → MSTTAPLSAPDADLSVALGMMGDVWAERSRTVGLFGRDRELAEMRELVGGAVPRSAALVVSGDAGVGKTRLLGEFVDRLDRDGWRVLLGHCLDFGDTAMPYLPFTEMLRRLDQVEPALAAELAAAHPALAQLSRTQRGSDTPSDGLDRAEIFASMHACLEDLAGRGPVAVLVEDMHWADPSSRDLVSFLLARGFSGPVALIATYRSDDLHRRHPLRRTVTEWMRLPGLRRIQLGPLGGPDVRRMIGAIIGGAEVTEYATDVERIVHRADGNPFYVEELVSAFLSGGWQLPEDLADLLLVRLDRLDERARTLVREASVAGQRVPHDLLAAVTSLSEADLDASLRSALDQHVLIRSGDRAYMFRHALLGEAVYDDLLPGERLRLHKAYAAAIRNRVGGASPAALARHAHASHDLPTALLASIDAGRKALVSGGPDESARHFQTALEIYDRAAREMDDPPDLAELVSETSEAMAVSGHPLRALGMVSEQLAELPADASATSRARLLLAIAEAALVTESQVDLMEVTTEGLALVGEAPSSLRAKLLAARAWAHIIVSDFASARATADEALEMASKLQLPALAADVRLILTRLSTFDDFGATARAELKESVAEAQRRGDFEGQLVALFRLGIVHYEYAEHDAAREAWTQAAELATRHGRPWSPYGFDARLRAAMVAQVTGEWDEALRIVDASGESPPSTLRALLTSVELLVAAGRGDTAALLRFPAVRERWRRDGLIAILSGAAAIDLVGARDGHVGAMATYQDVVDVMSSMWEPAFQARVRMAALTLGHLVAATPATPSADRAVLLAEADRLVADADLVIDTLNERGRPFGVEGQAWLSRVAAERQHLGWLCGTETDVEALIEAWRTNVAHFEAFGEVHEIARAQARLAVVLRAAGRADEARAIAEKARRAASRLGARPLLTELASFESRANGADRSAELTPREREILGLVAQGRTNGEVARQLFISTKTVSVHVSNILAKLGASGRTEAAAIARREQLL, encoded by the coding sequence TTGAGCACGACTGCTCCGCTCTCCGCGCCCGACGCGGACCTGTCGGTGGCCCTTGGCATGATGGGCGACGTGTGGGCCGAGCGGAGCAGGACCGTCGGGCTCTTCGGGCGCGACCGCGAGCTTGCCGAGATGCGCGAGCTGGTCGGCGGAGCTGTGCCCCGATCGGCCGCACTGGTGGTCTCCGGGGACGCCGGGGTCGGCAAGACCAGGCTGCTCGGGGAGTTCGTCGACCGGCTCGACCGCGACGGCTGGCGGGTGCTGCTCGGCCACTGCCTCGACTTCGGTGACACCGCGATGCCCTACCTGCCCTTCACCGAGATGCTGCGACGTCTCGACCAGGTGGAGCCGGCGCTGGCCGCCGAGCTGGCCGCCGCCCACCCCGCGCTGGCCCAGCTGAGCCGCACCCAGCGCGGCTCCGACACCCCCAGCGACGGCCTCGACCGGGCCGAGATCTTCGCCTCGATGCACGCCTGCCTGGAGGACCTCGCCGGTCGGGGGCCCGTCGCGGTGCTCGTCGAGGACATGCACTGGGCCGACCCGTCGTCCCGCGACCTGGTGAGCTTCCTGCTGGCTCGTGGGTTCAGCGGACCCGTGGCGCTGATCGCCACCTACCGCTCCGACGACCTGCACCGTCGCCACCCGCTGCGCCGTACCGTCACCGAGTGGATGCGGCTGCCGGGCCTCAGGCGCATCCAGCTCGGCCCGTTGGGCGGACCCGACGTGCGCCGGATGATCGGCGCGATCATCGGCGGTGCCGAGGTGACCGAGTACGCCACCGACGTCGAGCGCATCGTGCACCGCGCCGACGGCAACCCGTTCTACGTCGAGGAGCTGGTCAGTGCCTTCCTCAGCGGCGGCTGGCAGCTGCCCGAGGACCTCGCCGACCTGCTCCTGGTCCGCCTCGACCGCCTCGACGAGCGGGCCCGGACCCTGGTGCGTGAGGCCTCGGTGGCCGGCCAGCGGGTGCCGCACGACCTGCTGGCGGCGGTGACCAGCCTGTCGGAGGCCGACCTCGACGCGTCGTTGCGGTCGGCGCTCGACCAGCACGTGCTGATCCGGTCGGGCGACCGGGCCTACATGTTCCGGCACGCCCTGCTCGGTGAGGCGGTGTACGACGACCTGCTCCCCGGCGAGCGGCTCCGCCTCCACAAGGCCTACGCCGCCGCGATCCGCAACCGGGTCGGCGGCGCCAGCCCGGCGGCGCTCGCCCGGCACGCGCACGCCTCCCACGACCTCCCGACGGCCCTGCTGGCGAGCATCGATGCGGGTCGCAAGGCGCTGGTCTCCGGCGGTCCCGACGAGTCCGCCCGGCACTTCCAGACGGCGCTGGAGATCTACGACCGTGCCGCCCGCGAGATGGACGACCCGCCGGACCTCGCCGAGCTGGTCAGCGAGACGAGCGAGGCGATGGCTGTCTCGGGCCACCCGCTGCGGGCCCTCGGGATGGTCTCCGAGCAACTCGCCGAGCTCCCCGCCGACGCATCCGCGACCAGCCGGGCGCGGTTGCTGCTCGCGATCGCCGAGGCTGCGCTGGTCACCGAGTCGCAGGTCGACCTGATGGAGGTGACCACCGAGGGCCTGGCGCTCGTGGGCGAGGCGCCGAGCAGTCTGAGGGCCAAGCTGCTCGCGGCCAGGGCCTGGGCCCACATCATCGTCAGCGACTTCGCCAGTGCCCGCGCCACCGCCGACGAGGCGCTGGAGATGGCCAGCAAGCTGCAGCTCCCCGCACTCGCGGCCGACGTCCGGCTGATCCTGACCCGGCTCAGCACCTTCGACGACTTCGGTGCCACCGCACGGGCCGAGCTCAAGGAGTCGGTCGCGGAGGCGCAGCGGCGCGGGGACTTCGAGGGGCAGCTGGTGGCGCTGTTCCGACTCGGCATCGTGCACTACGAGTACGCCGAGCACGACGCCGCTCGGGAGGCCTGGACCCAGGCGGCCGAGCTCGCCACGCGGCACGGCCGGCCGTGGTCGCCGTACGGCTTCGACGCCCGGCTCCGAGCGGCCATGGTGGCGCAGGTGACCGGCGAGTGGGACGAGGCGCTGCGCATCGTCGACGCCTCCGGGGAGTCACCGCCGTCCACGCTGCGCGCCCTGCTCACCAGCGTCGAGCTGCTCGTCGCCGCCGGACGGGGCGACACTGCCGCGCTGCTGCGCTTTCCCGCGGTGCGCGAGCGGTGGCGGCGAGACGGGTTGATCGCGATCCTGAGTGGGGCGGCGGCCATCGACCTGGTCGGCGCCCGCGACGGGCATGTCGGCGCGATGGCGACCTACCAGGACGTCGTGGACGTGATGAGCAGCATGTGGGAGCCGGCCTTCCAGGCACGGGTCCGGATGGCCGCGCTGACCCTCGGCCACCTCGTGGCGGCGACCCCGGCGACACCGTCCGCGGACCGTGCCGTGCTGCTCGCGGAGGCCGACCGTCTGGTTGCCGACGCCGACCTGGTCATCGACACCCTCAACGAGCGGGGTCGTCCCTTCGGCGTCGAAGGTCAGGCCTGGCTGTCCCGGGTCGCCGCCGAGCGCCAGCATCTCGGTTGGCTGTGCGGCACCGAGACCGACGTCGAGGCGCTCATCGAGGCCTGGCGGACCAACGTCGCGCACTTCGAGGCGTTCGGCGAGGTCCACGAGATCGCTCGGGCGCAGGCCCGACTCGCCGTCGTGCTCCGGGCCGCGGGTCGCGCCGACGAGGCCCGGGCGATCGCCGAGAAGGCCCGCCGGGCGGCGTCCCGGCTCGGCGCGCGTCCGCTGCTGACCGAGCTCGCCTCCTTCGAGAGCCGCGCCAACGGCGCCGACCGCTCGGCAGAGCTGACCCCGCGCGAGCGGGAGATCCTCGGCCTGGTGGCGCAGGGCCGCACGAACGGCGAGGTCGCGCGCCAACTGTTCATCTCGACCAAGACCGTCAGCGTGCACGTCTCGAACATCCTCGCCAAGCTGGGCGCCTCGGGTCGCACCGAGGCGGCGGCGATCGCGCGCCGCGAGCAGCTGCTCTAG
- a CDS encoding ABC transporter substrate-binding protein yields the protein MRRGTIAAVVALTAALMLSGCGSSSLNDTGQHKSTVTSSVNKAAAAMVPKAIKDKGTLVVGSDASYAPSEFLAGDGTTVEGFDVDLFNAVAKTLGLKATYQNAKFGSIISGVNSGKFDIGVSSFSIDADREKSATMVSYFSAGTLWAVASGNPKKIDPTKPCGIRVAVQSSTTQSLDQLPPLVKACQKAGKPTHVDSYDQQNQATAAVVSGKDDAMLADSPVIAYAVKQSKGKLEAVGSIFASAPYGYVLPKSETDFGKAIVAALKVLQSNGEYEKILKSWGVEQGAISDFVVNPPATS from the coding sequence ATGCGTCGTGGAACCATTGCGGCCGTCGTCGCCCTGACGGCCGCGCTCATGCTCAGCGGATGTGGCTCGAGCTCGCTCAATGACACCGGCCAGCACAAGTCGACGGTCACCAGCAGTGTGAACAAGGCTGCTGCGGCGATGGTGCCGAAGGCGATCAAGGACAAGGGCACGTTGGTCGTCGGGTCGGACGCCAGCTACGCGCCCAGCGAGTTCCTGGCCGGCGACGGCACCACCGTCGAGGGCTTCGACGTCGACCTGTTCAACGCGGTGGCCAAGACCCTGGGCCTGAAGGCGACCTACCAGAACGCCAAGTTCGGCTCGATCATCTCCGGTGTCAACAGTGGCAAGTTCGACATCGGAGTGTCGAGCTTCTCGATCGACGCCGACCGCGAGAAGTCGGCGACGATGGTCAGCTACTTCTCCGCCGGCACGCTGTGGGCGGTGGCCTCGGGCAACCCGAAGAAGATCGACCCCACCAAGCCCTGCGGGATCAGGGTCGCGGTGCAGTCGAGCACCACCCAGTCGCTCGACCAGCTGCCGCCGTTGGTGAAGGCCTGCCAGAAGGCCGGGAAGCCCACCCACGTCGACTCCTACGACCAGCAGAACCAGGCCACCGCAGCGGTGGTGTCCGGCAAGGACGACGCCATGCTGGCCGACTCGCCGGTGATCGCCTACGCGGTCAAGCAGTCGAAGGGCAAGCTCGAAGCCGTCGGGAGCATCTTCGCCTCCGCGCCCTACGGCTACGTGCTGCCGAAGAGCGAGACGGACTTCGGCAAGGCGATCGTGGCCGCGTTGAAGGTCCTCCAGTCCAACGGTGAGTACGAGAAGATCCTCAAGAGCTGGGGCGTCGAGCAGGGCGCGATCAGCGACTTCGTGGTCAACCCGCCCGCGACGAGCTGA